A part of Chanodichthys erythropterus isolate Z2021 chromosome 4, ASM2448905v1, whole genome shotgun sequence genomic DNA contains:
- the myct1a gene encoding myc target protein 1 homolog — translation MEGAMADNSTHPIVDILESFGLRDVILAFCLSMVVGLLLGALVYMILTWMSRRRASANITRVPIHQSRSTARSSSPRSRPGYSRHSSGFDRRSNNSLASAAFSFHRQTSSSPIDYGDSPGRKSSFRASTFHPLLQCSQIAREAEEGAQGSLPRTPTLTTNPGAAGSTSTVSSMVTPPRVRNRPDSFWGNSNLRGFHAGQTPPPAYESIIRAYQETTT, via the coding sequence GGGATGTGATTTTGGCCTTCTGTCTTTCTATGGTTGTTGGTCTTCTGCTGGGAGCTCTGGTCTATATGATCTTGACCTGGATGTCTCGTCGACGGGCATCAGCCAACATTACACGTGTACCCATCCACCAGTCCCGCTCCACCGCCCGTTCGTCCTCGCCACGCTCTCGGCCAGGCTACAGTCGGCACAGCAGTGGCTTTGACCGACGCAGCAATAACAGTCTGGCCAGTGCTGCCTTCTCCTTCCATCGGCAAACCTCATCTTCACCGATAGACTATGGTGACTCACCAGGCCGCAAATCGAGCTTCCGGGCCTCTACCTTTCATCCTCTTCTCCAGTGTAGCCAGATTGCTCGCGAGGCAGAGGAGGGTGCCCAGGGTAGCCTGCCACGGACCCCGACTCTCACTACCAACCCTGGGGCAGCTGGATCAACAAGCACTGTGAGTTCCATGGTCACTCCACCTCGGGTCAGAAACCGACCGGATTCCTTTTGGGGCAACAGCAATCTAAGGGGCTTCCATGCTGGCCAGACTCCACCACCTGCCTACGAGAGCATCATACGAGCCTATCAGGAAACGACCACGTGA
- the gtf2h5 gene encoding general transcription factor IIH subunit 5, with the protein MVNVLKGVLVECDPAMKQFLLYLDETSALGKKFIIQDLDDTHVFILAEVVQILQERVGELMDQNSFPITQK; encoded by the exons ATGGTTAACGTCTTGAAAGGAGTTCTTGTTGAATG TGACCCAGCTATGAAGCAATTTCTTCTATATCTGGATGAGACGTCAGCGTTGGGAAAGAAATTCATCATCCAGGATTTGGATGACACGCATGTTTTCATCCTAGCTGAAGTTGTGCAGATTCTCCAGGAGCGAGTAGGAGAACTGATGGACCAGAATTCATTCCCCATCACCCAGAAATAA
- the serac1 gene encoding protein SERAC1 isoform X2 codes for MCAIVGYLRGKPMSVSALRMIRVRRLSTTGPAVKRALPWRDLRKIAKVTGAIILGGCVFITYEVVTLNQAVTIDTSAILQEKHKSYIYLTHATNREQESLASGLTIKTRKELHKAARKFLEITSRVLRRPLDERLSHLDADPHECALWVLLKRTCSADRAEREQAVQELAQNHHWQDYQYQTAAQVVDQRTSVALARIPNVDLRFFLPPPLLPHTDDDISIEDGLRQLLACLPQSEVDQCVQYFTSLALRESSQSLASQRGGLWCFGGNGLPYAQSLTSTPSEKVETFCLQALVQHSKVRSHCDHIVANGGLQLLQRVYQLRRDSPKIQRNIVRIIGNLALNESAHTAIVQSGWVSVLAKMIQSPHIMQASYAARALANLDRDAVREKYQDGVYILHPQCRTNQPIKADVLFVHGLLGAAFKTWRQKDLDVTDDDKVEGVREDYTECWPKSWLAADCPNLRILSVEYDTHLSDWKAKCPAENQRKSLAYRSQELLRKLKDAGVGDRPVIWVAHSMGGLLVKKILLDASKDPDLSALIKNTKGILFYSVPHHGTFMAEYSVNVRYLLFPSIEVKELCRDLRRTGESQQNTDCYVTDGIINMYAPNICICQLMIKPLDKGINVWICTAESSD; via the exons ATGTGTGCAATCGTCGGATATCTGCGAGGGAAGCCAATGTCTGTGTCCGCCCTGCGAATGATCCGCGTCCGGAGGCTGAGCACCACCGGACCTGCTGTGAAAAGAGCACTGCCATGGAGAGATCTTA gaaaaatagcaaaagtgaCAGGAGCAATAATATTGGG AGGCTGTGTTTTCATCACATATGAGGTGGTTACTCTCAACCAGGCCGTCACTATCGACACCAGTGCAATACTACAGGAGAAGCACAAGTCCTACATCTACCTGACTCACGCCACTAATAGGGAACAGGAGAGTCTTGCTTCTG GCCTCACTATCAAGACCAGGAAGGAGCTTCATAAGGCAGCTAGAAAGTTTCTTGAAATTACATCAAGAGTTCTGCGTCGCCCACTGGACG agcGTCTCAGTCATCTAGACGCAGATCCTCATGAATGTGCGCTATGGGTGCTGCTGAAGAGAACCTGCTCTGCCGACCGGGCCGAGAGAGAGCAAGCTGTGCAGGAACTGGCCCAGAATCACCACTGGCAGG ATTATCAATACCAGACTGCAGCACAGGTGGTAGATCAGCGCACATCTGTGGCTCTCGCCCGCATACCTAATGTGGACCTGCGCTTCTTTCTCCCTCCTCCTTTACTGCCACACACTGATGAC GATATATCAATAGAAGATGGACTTAGGCAGTTACTGGCATGTCTGCCCCAGTCGGAGGTGGATCAGTGTGTGCAATACTTCACTTCCCTGGCACTTAGAGAGAGCAGCCAATCGCTAGCCTCTCAACGG GGAGGACTGTGGTGTTTTGGAGGAAATGGGTTGCCCTACGCCCAAAGTCTCACTTCTACCCCCTCTGAGAAGGTGGAGACGTTCTGCCTGCAGGCCCTGGTGCAGCACTCAAAG GTCCGGAGTCATTGTGACCACATTGTTGCTAATGGAGGACTGCAGCTCTTACAAAGAGTCTACCAGCTTCGTAGAGACTCTCCAAAAATTCAGCGCAACATTGTGCGAATTATTGGAAATCTCGCCCTGAATGAGAGCGCGCACACAGCTATAGTGCAGTCAG GTTGGGTGTCTGTCCTGGCTAAGATGATCCAGTCACCACACATCATGCAGGCATCTTATGCTGCCCGTGCTTTAGCCAATTTGGACAGAGATGCAGTAAGGGAGAAGTACCAGGATGGTGTTTACATTTTGCACCCACAATGCCGCACAAA CCAGCCAATCAAAGCTGATGTTCTCTTCGTGCACGGCCTCTTGGGAGCAGCTTTCAAAACATGGCGTCAAAAGGACCTTGACGTGACGGATGATGACAAGGTGGAAGGGGTCCGAGAGGACTACACTGAATGCTGGCCCAAG TCATGGTTGGCTGCAGACTGTCCAAACCTCAGAATCCTGTCTGTCGAGTATGATACCCATTTAAGTGACTGGAAGGCTAAGTGTCCTGCTGAAAACCAAAG AAAGTCCTTGGCCTACAGGAGTCAGGAACTGCTGAGGAAGTTGAAGGATGCAGGTGTAGGGGACAGGCCTGTGATTTGGGTAGCCCACAGTATGGGAG GTTTACTTGTGAAAAAGATCCTCTTAGATGCCTCAAAAGATCCTGATCTCAGTGCGCTGATCAAGAACACGAAGGGAATTCTGTTCTACAGTGTTCCTCATCACGGCACATTCATGGCTGAGTATTCCGTAAATGTCCGATACCTTCTGTTTCCTTCCATTGAAGTGAAAGAACTATGTAGAG acctccgaagaacaggcgaatctcaacagaacaccgactgttacgtaacagacgggatcattaatatgtacgcccccaatatttgcatatgccagctcatgatcaagccattagacaagggcattaacgtctggatctgcacagctgaatcatcagactag
- the serac1 gene encoding protein SERAC1 isoform X1 translates to MCAIVGYLRGKPMSVSALRMIRVRRLSTTGPAVKRALPWRDLRKIAKVTGAIILGGCVFITYEVVTLNQAVTIDTSAILQEKHKSYIYLTHATNREQESLASGLTIKTRKELHKAARKFLEITSRVLRRPLDERLSHLDADPHECALWVLLKRTCSADRAEREQAVQELAQNHHWQDYQYQTAAQVVDQRTSVALARIPNVDLRFFLPPPLLPHTDDDISIEDGLRQLLACLPQSEVDQCVQYFTSLALRESSQSLASQRGGLWCFGGNGLPYAQSLTSTPSEKVETFCLQALVQHSKVRSHCDHIVANGGLQLLQRVYQLRRDSPKIQRNIVRIIGNLALNESAHTAIVQSGWVSVLAKMIQSPHIMQASYAARALANLDRDAVREKYQDGVYILHPQCRTNQPIKADVLFVHGLLGAAFKTWRQKDLDVTDDDKVEGVREDYTECWPKSWLAADCPNLRILSVEYDTHLSDWKAKCPAENQRKSLAYRSQELLRKLKDAGVGDRPVIWVAHSMGGLLVKKILLDASKDPDLSALIKNTKGILFYSVPHHGTFMAEYSVNVRYLLFPSIEVKELCRDSPALRDLHENFLSIAKDREFKVLSFAETLPSSIGPMLKILVVPPQSADLGIGELIQVDVDHLNICKPEKKDSFLYKRTLQFIQDALGGQRIK, encoded by the exons ATGTGTGCAATCGTCGGATATCTGCGAGGGAAGCCAATGTCTGTGTCCGCCCTGCGAATGATCCGCGTCCGGAGGCTGAGCACCACCGGACCTGCTGTGAAAAGAGCACTGCCATGGAGAGATCTTA gaaaaatagcaaaagtgaCAGGAGCAATAATATTGGG AGGCTGTGTTTTCATCACATATGAGGTGGTTACTCTCAACCAGGCCGTCACTATCGACACCAGTGCAATACTACAGGAGAAGCACAAGTCCTACATCTACCTGACTCACGCCACTAATAGGGAACAGGAGAGTCTTGCTTCTG GCCTCACTATCAAGACCAGGAAGGAGCTTCATAAGGCAGCTAGAAAGTTTCTTGAAATTACATCAAGAGTTCTGCGTCGCCCACTGGACG agcGTCTCAGTCATCTAGACGCAGATCCTCATGAATGTGCGCTATGGGTGCTGCTGAAGAGAACCTGCTCTGCCGACCGGGCCGAGAGAGAGCAAGCTGTGCAGGAACTGGCCCAGAATCACCACTGGCAGG ATTATCAATACCAGACTGCAGCACAGGTGGTAGATCAGCGCACATCTGTGGCTCTCGCCCGCATACCTAATGTGGACCTGCGCTTCTTTCTCCCTCCTCCTTTACTGCCACACACTGATGAC GATATATCAATAGAAGATGGACTTAGGCAGTTACTGGCATGTCTGCCCCAGTCGGAGGTGGATCAGTGTGTGCAATACTTCACTTCCCTGGCACTTAGAGAGAGCAGCCAATCGCTAGCCTCTCAACGG GGAGGACTGTGGTGTTTTGGAGGAAATGGGTTGCCCTACGCCCAAAGTCTCACTTCTACCCCCTCTGAGAAGGTGGAGACGTTCTGCCTGCAGGCCCTGGTGCAGCACTCAAAG GTCCGGAGTCATTGTGACCACATTGTTGCTAATGGAGGACTGCAGCTCTTACAAAGAGTCTACCAGCTTCGTAGAGACTCTCCAAAAATTCAGCGCAACATTGTGCGAATTATTGGAAATCTCGCCCTGAATGAGAGCGCGCACACAGCTATAGTGCAGTCAG GTTGGGTGTCTGTCCTGGCTAAGATGATCCAGTCACCACACATCATGCAGGCATCTTATGCTGCCCGTGCTTTAGCCAATTTGGACAGAGATGCAGTAAGGGAGAAGTACCAGGATGGTGTTTACATTTTGCACCCACAATGCCGCACAAA CCAGCCAATCAAAGCTGATGTTCTCTTCGTGCACGGCCTCTTGGGAGCAGCTTTCAAAACATGGCGTCAAAAGGACCTTGACGTGACGGATGATGACAAGGTGGAAGGGGTCCGAGAGGACTACACTGAATGCTGGCCCAAG TCATGGTTGGCTGCAGACTGTCCAAACCTCAGAATCCTGTCTGTCGAGTATGATACCCATTTAAGTGACTGGAAGGCTAAGTGTCCTGCTGAAAACCAAAG AAAGTCCTTGGCCTACAGGAGTCAGGAACTGCTGAGGAAGTTGAAGGATGCAGGTGTAGGGGACAGGCCTGTGATTTGGGTAGCCCACAGTATGGGAG GTTTACTTGTGAAAAAGATCCTCTTAGATGCCTCAAAAGATCCTGATCTCAGTGCGCTGATCAAGAACACGAAGGGAATTCTGTTCTACAGTGTTCCTCATCACGGCACATTCATGGCTGAGTATTCCGTAAATGTCCGATACCTTCTGTTTCCTTCCATTGAAGTGAAAGAACTATGTAGAG ACTCTCCAGCTTTACGGGACTTGCATGAAAATTTTCTCAGCATTGCAAAGGATCGAGAGTTCAAGGTCCTTAGCTTTGCAGAAACACTGCCAAGCTCCATTGGGCCAATGCTCAAAATATTGGTAGTTCCACCCCAGTCGGCAG ATCTGGGTATTGGGGAGCTCATCCAGGTGGACGTTGATCACCTCAACATCTGCAAGCCAGAAAAAAAGGACTCGTTTCTCTATAAACGTACTTTACAATTTATTCAGGATGCTCTTGGAGGACAGAGAATTAAGTGA